The Acidobacteriota bacterium genomic sequence CCTATCGGAAACAAGCCTTTGGGAACCAACGCCGGCCGGCTTGCGATCGGTTCCTCGATATCCCTCCCATGACCAGATTTCGACTCGGACCGGGGCTGCTGGTATCGGCTGCGTTCATCGGTCCGGGCACCATTGTGACCGCCAGCACCGCCGGGGCCGGCTACGGCGCCGCCCTGCTCTGGGCCATCGTCTTCTCGGTGGTCGCCACCATCGTCCTGCAGGACATGGCGGCCCGGGTGGGCATTGCCGGGGAACAGGGCCTGGCCGAGTCGATCCGGGCCGGCATCGCCTCGCCGGTGCTCAGGGGCGCGGTCATCCTGCTGATCGCGGTGACGATCCTGTTGGGCAACGCCGCCTTCCAGGCCGGCAACCTGCTGGGCGCCTCGCTCGGCTTCAACGCGCTGACCGGGCTGGATCCAGGTGTTGCCATACTCTTGCTGGGAGTTGTCGCCGGCGGCCTGCTGCTGACCGGCAGGTACAAGACCATTCAGAACGTGCTGGTGGCGCTGGTGGTGGTGATGGGCGTCACCTTTTGCGTCGTCGCCGCCATGACCGCCCCCAGCCTCGGGGAGTTGGCGGCGGGCGCGCTGGTGCCCAGCGTGCCGCCGGGCTCGCTGCTCATCGTGCTGGCGCTGATCGGCACCACGGTTGTCTCCTACAACCTCTTTCTGCACGCGAGCACCGCCCTCGAACAGTGGCCGGACACCGGGCGCAAGGACGCCAATGTGAAGGAGGCGCGGCTGGACACCTTCGTCTCGGTAACCCTTGGAGGCCTGGTTACCGCCTCGGTGCTGGTCACCGCCATACCCCTGCAGGGCCTGGGGGTGGAGGTGAGCGCCGCCACCGTCGGCCAACGGCTGGAGCCGCTTCTCGGTCCGGCAGCACCGGTGCTGTTTGCTGCCGGTCTGTTCGCCGCCGGGCTGACCTCGTCGATCACCGCCCCGCTGGCAGCCGCCTACGCCGTCTCCGGCGCCTTCGGCTGGACTCCCGACCTGCGGAGCGCCCGGCTGCGGCTGCTGGGCGGATTCGTGCTGGTCACGGGCGTGCTGTTCGGAGTGTTTGCCGGCGGTTCGCCCTATCGGGTGATCGTCCTGGCGCAGGCGGCCAACGCCCTGTTCCTGCCGGTGGTGCTGGTGCTGCTGCTGGTCATTGCCAATCGATCCGAGATCATGGGCCGTTTCCGCAACACCCGCCTGACCAACGCGCTCGGGGTGCTGGTGGTGCTGGTGATCGCCGTGCTCTCGATCGTGCAGCTGGCCCGCATTTCCGGCATGGTGGAGTGAGGCGCAGCTTTGCAGCGTGCGTATCCTTGTCTCTGTTATCGGCCAGCCATAACCGTGGAAGCGGTTGTTGCAAAGGACCAGGAGGGAACAGTCAATGAACAGTAGCCGGAACCCGGATTCCACCGATTCTTCCTACACCATGGGTTACAGCGACGAGTTCCTGCAATTGCTCGACCGCCGCAATGCCGAGACCAACGCCGCCCACCTGCTGGCCCACCTCAAGCCCGGTATGCGTGTTCTCGATCTGGGTTGCGGTCCGGGAACCATCTCGTTGGGTTTGGCGAAGGCGGTAGCACCCGGAGAAGTGCACGGCATCGACATGGAAGAATCACAGATCGAGATAGCCCGGGCTGCCGCTTCCGCCGGCGGACATCGCAACGCAATCTTCCGGACAGGCGATGCGATGCGGCTTCCCTATGAGGCCGAATCGTTCGATGCCGCCCACTGTCACGCGCTCCTCATGCACGTTCCCGACACCGACGCCGTCCTGGCCGAGGTGAAGCGGGTATTGAAGCCGGGAGGACTCATCTCGGCGCGCGAAATGATCGGTTCCTCGTCCTTTTCCGAACCCG encodes the following:
- a CDS encoding Nramp family divalent metal transporter, whose translation is MTRFRLGPGLLVSAAFIGPGTIVTASTAGAGYGAALLWAIVFSVVATIVLQDMAARVGIAGEQGLAESIRAGIASPVLRGAVILLIAVTILLGNAAFQAGNLLGASLGFNALTGLDPGVAILLLGVVAGGLLLTGRYKTIQNVLVALVVVMGVTFCVVAAMTAPSLGELAAGALVPSVPPGSLLIVLALIGTTVVSYNLFLHASTALEQWPDTGRKDANVKEARLDTFVSVTLGGLVTASVLVTAIPLQGLGVEVSAATVGQRLEPLLGPAAPVLFAAGLFAAGLTSSITAPLAAAYAVSGAFGWTPDLRSARLRLLGGFVLVTGVLFGVFAGGSPYRVIVLAQAANALFLPVVLVLLLVIANRSEIMGRFRNTRLTNALGVLVVLVIAVLSIVQLARISGMVE
- a CDS encoding methyltransferase domain-containing protein codes for the protein MNSSRNPDSTDSSYTMGYSDEFLQLLDRRNAETNAAHLLAHLKPGMRVLDLGCGPGTISLGLAKAVAPGEVHGIDMEESQIEIARAAASAGGHRNAIFRTGDAMRLPYEAESFDAAHCHALLMHVPDTDAVLAEVKRVLKPGGLISAREMIGSSSFSEPAFEALADAWVTFSKLLEANGSHPEMGKELPRRFLEAGFSVIHGSASFEYFGTPEDVAFYHNFSVSWFFAPNVVEAAIKFGLATQEKFDDWRRLLDQWKDSPGAVSAIAWGEAVGRKP